In Triticum dicoccoides isolate Atlit2015 ecotype Zavitan unplaced genomic scaffold, WEW_v2.0 scaffold106022, whole genome shotgun sequence, the genomic window CTTGGCTGTGGACTGTAGAAGAGATATGGAggtgcaccttggagtcacgggacaTTCGCACATGGAGTGCCTTTGTGAGCGACCAAAGAAATCTTCCATATGTACAAGAAATACATGCCTCAAGGTCAACGGAGTTCTGTTCTCCACAGCAGACCCCTGATCCCGTCATCCCCCGATTAGTGTCTAATATAAATACAACACATCCAATCTCGGGTTTCGTCCATCCCATAATAGCATACAACCTAGCAGGAATAGCTTCTTGAGTTGTGGGACATCCATTGCACCAAGATCAATTGTTTTGATGTCCGTACCTGACAGGTCCAACTCCTTGAGATTGAACAATGCACGCAAGAATATGCTATGCAGtcgagcacaaccctctagggagaTCTTTGTCACAttggcttcttcaattcgatcgacACGAGACTTTGGGCGCAATTCTTTTCTTGGCAGTTGTATGGGATGAGTCCAATTATCTGCTGGGCCATAACCATCGAAGCTAAAGCTCTCAATTAGTGGAGGAGCTCTTTTGAACGCAACATGCTTCAAGCTGGAACAACCATCAAGAATAAGCACCTTCAAGCTTCCTGCTGATGAAATTTCAGGCAATGATTCCATGTGAGTGTTGCCAGAAAAGTCAAGGAGCTCCAGATTCATCATGTCTACCGCAGAGCAATTGTCCAGTGGGATCACATCTGAAGATTCAGTAAACCGGAGCTTCTGAAGATTCTGTAGCTTTTTCCAGAAGTGATGACGTAGAGTCCTCCATGAGACTCCCTTTGTATTTAGCTCCCTGAGATTGGTCATCAGTTCAATCATATGTGGCAACAAGACATAATTTGTGTTACGTATTTCAAGCACCAGCAAATCAGGGAAACAtgccccttctccctcctccttccctgtGCTTGTGCAATTGTCAAGCCATAAGAATCTTAGCTTTTGGCAGCAGCGGAAAGGCGGGGATGAAAAATCAAAGCTACACTTGCAGAGTTTTAGCACACGGAGGTTGCTGGCTAGTTGAAACATATCATTTGGTAGTTCTTCTGGCTGACCATCACCCTCAAATGTTAGGAAATAAGATGATGCATTAACACGAACCGCAGAGATATTCTGTGCTGCTTGCTTGTTCGAGGTGATTGAATTCCAGCCTTGGTAGGGTTTTATGTTTCGGTCCAACAAACTTGCCAAATATTTTGCTTCCGCTGAAAAATAGTCCAACGTTGGTATCACTCCATACAAGGCATTGCCAACCTCCCAAGCTCTGTTCCCGTCAAGTATTCCATCACATATCCAGTAGTTGCAAGCATGAGTAGCCCAACCATAGTCAACATTGCTAGACTTTCCACCTAGTTCTTCTGTCAGGAACAGTGAGTACAAAAAGCAATCCACAACTACTGATGGGTCAATTTCATCCATGCCGGTGTAACCAACCACTTCAGCAGCTTCTTTGTAAAATAAAGCACGCACTTGTGATTCCCACATATATTCTCCTTCCTCAAAATACATACGTATATTAGCTGAACTGGACATCACCCTCAGTTCTTTCTGTGGGAACTGAAATCTTCCATGATTGGTCCATAACAATTTACCTTCACAATAAACAACAGGAATGCCAGACTCGGTGAGATCAATATCTTCATCTCCTCCGTAATGAAAAATCATCAGGAATCTTTCATTTCTGAGGGAGTGATTTATAACACTTCCGATGCTTACTATCTCTGTTCTAGAGCTCTCATCTACCCCTCTAAAGTCATCTTCTTCATCTTGCTCATCAAACACGTGCATTAAGTGGTGAAGGTTTAACTCCTCTGCA contains:
- the LOC119342816 gene encoding uncharacterized protein LOC119342816, whose translation is MHVFDEQDEEDDFRGVDESSRTEIVSIGSVINHSLRNERFLMIFHYGGDEDIDLTESGIPVVYCEGKLLWTNHGRFQFPQKELRVMSSSANIRMYFEEGEYMWESQVRALFYKEAAEVVGYTGMDEIDPSVVVDCFLYSLFLTEELGGKSSNVDYGWATHACNYWICDGILDGNRAWEVGNALYGVIPTLDYFSAEAKYLASLLDRNIKPYQGWNSITSNKQAAQNISAVRVNASSYFLTFEGDGQPEELPNDMFQLASNLRVLKLCKCSFDFSSPPFRCCQKLRFLWLDNCTSTGKEEGEGACFPDLLVLEIRNTNYVLLPHMIELMTNLRELNTKGVSWRTLRHHFWKKLQNLQKLRFTESSDVIPLDNCSAVDMMNLELLDFSGNTHMESLPEISSAGSLKVLILDGCSSLKHVAFKRAPPLIESFSFDGYGPADNWTHPIQLPRKELRPKSRVDRIEEANVTKISLEGCARLHSIFLRALFNLKELDLSGTDIKTIDLGAMDVPQLKKLFLLGCMLLWDGRNPRLDVLYLY